Proteins co-encoded in one Candidatus Thiodictyon syntrophicum genomic window:
- a CDS encoding YqiA/YcfP family alpha/beta fold hydrolase: MLVYLHGLNSSGRSAKAAALRERLSPYPVLAPDYQAHRPPAAVARLTAFFADLGPACPAVVGSSMGGFYGQWLARRFAFSHLFLINPALTPWDLLPPHLGETMTTADGETYQITRELIEATRAYGLADPCDGVPTTLFLDRGDEVIDYRIAQSNYRRCGRLLIWDGGDHAFQHLDEAIDCIRTHLSTQRRESQQAG, encoded by the coding sequence ATGCTCGTCTATCTCCACGGACTCAACAGTTCCGGCCGCTCGGCCAAGGCCGCGGCGCTGCGTGAACGCCTCTCGCCTTACCCGGTACTGGCGCCGGACTACCAGGCCCACCGCCCGCCCGCCGCGGTGGCGCGCCTCACCGCCTTCTTCGCTGACCTGGGGCCGGCGTGCCCGGCCGTCGTCGGCAGTTCCATGGGCGGATTCTATGGTCAGTGGCTGGCGCGCCGCTTCGCCTTCTCGCACCTGTTCCTGATCAATCCGGCCCTGACCCCCTGGGACCTGCTCCCGCCCCATCTGGGCGAGACCATGACCACGGCGGACGGGGAAACCTACCAGATCACCCGGGAGCTGATCGAGGCCACCCGCGCCTACGGCCTCGCCGACCCCTGCGATGGGGTGCCGACCACGCTCTTCCTGGACCGCGGCGACGAGGTGATCGACTATCGGATCGCGCAGTCAAATTACCGGCGCTGCGGCCGGCTGCTGATCTGGGACGGGGGCGACCACGCCTTCCAGCATTTGGACGAGGCGATCGACTGCATCCGCACGCACCTGAGCACGCAGCGCCGGGAGTCGCAGCAAGCGGGCTGA
- a CDS encoding penicillin acylase family protein translates to MFRRPLTTAAALLLTLSLLGGGLLYWVLKRAEPPYSGEVRVPGLDAPVTVRFGPHAVPSIQADSTHDLLFAQGYLVAGERMWQMDLMRRLADGRLAEVFGPDALDADRLFRTLGLNTAARRALAELEAPQRALLSAYADGVNAYRARAAHRLPIEYLLAGFAPTPWRPEDSLLIGAYMAFTQTFNLKEELTYLRLAQRLGRERARELFPTDEGVPAPAVPPELPDRPLGTPGGSAAAANPAALAALLDAPARFGLPVPGAASNAWAVTGVRTADGRALLANDPHLPPAMPGTWYELELIGPDLHVAGLALPGVPLVLIGHNADLAWGLTSAITDTQDLFLERPTADGEHVERAGGPPEPISTRVQRIEVKDAPAVELALRRTSRGTILNDLLAHPPGMEPGSLPAVASRDLLALSQVTDPPDRSLAALAGLARARTLPAAHGAGWDFRAVAQNLILAHRDGGIAWQVTGLLPHRAKGAGTFPAPGWVAGYGWDGLVPPRQNPTLSDPPGAALITANNRTIPLDYPVNLSHSWLAPYRAQRIAERLATAPALDAAAMAAIQTDRTSIQARLTQQALRRIEPELRAADPAAWDIAERDLLSWDCVMDGSSRAAALYALLEPALWQAIYGDELGEDLAPLMSLAYLSYNSLQETLRTGESGFWDDVGTPAVESPAQIWGRALRAAAADLAAARPDPRDQRLDRLRTLTFPHAFHGLPLLGRLFDVGPIGVGGAADTLDVMKSSPQDPGRGLVIPSMRVVQVPADWGQTRGTLPLGQSGHRLSPYRTDQLDDWLAGRGHPWPWNGPPAQETKGVLMLRPAGQ, encoded by the coding sequence ATGTTCAGACGCCCCCTCACCACCGCCGCCGCGCTCCTGCTGACCCTGTCCCTGTTGGGCGGCGGCCTCCTGTACTGGGTGCTCAAACGCGCCGAGCCGCCCTACTCCGGCGAGGTCCGGGTCCCGGGCCTGGACGCACCGGTCACGGTCCGCTTCGGGCCCCACGCGGTGCCCAGCATCCAGGCGGACTCCACCCACGACCTGCTGTTCGCCCAGGGTTACCTGGTGGCCGGCGAGCGGATGTGGCAGATGGACCTGATGCGCCGGCTGGCCGACGGGCGACTGGCGGAGGTCTTCGGGCCGGACGCACTGGACGCCGACCGGCTGTTCCGGACCCTGGGGCTCAATACCGCGGCACGGCGCGCCCTGGCCGAGTTGGAGGCGCCCCAGCGCGCCCTGCTCAGCGCCTACGCCGACGGGGTGAACGCCTATCGTGCCCGGGCCGCGCACCGGCTGCCCATCGAGTATCTGCTCGCCGGTTTCGCGCCGACACCCTGGCGGCCCGAGGACAGCCTGCTGATCGGCGCCTACATGGCCTTCACCCAGACCTTCAACCTCAAGGAGGAGCTGACCTATCTGCGCCTGGCACAGCGCCTGGGTCGCGAGCGGGCGCGCGAGCTCTTCCCGACCGACGAGGGCGTACCGGCCCCGGCGGTGCCGCCCGAACTGCCGGACCGACCGCTCGGTACGCCGGGCGGGAGCGCCGCGGCCGCGAACCCGGCCGCCCTGGCTGCGCTGCTGGACGCGCCCGCGCGCTTCGGCCTGCCGGTGCCCGGAGCGGCCAGCAACGCCTGGGCAGTCACGGGTGTGCGCACCGCCGACGGCCGGGCCCTGCTCGCCAATGATCCCCACCTGCCCCCGGCGATGCCCGGCACCTGGTACGAACTGGAGCTGATCGGGCCCGACCTGCATGTGGCCGGGCTCGCCCTGCCCGGGGTGCCGCTGGTGCTGATCGGCCACAACGCCGACCTCGCCTGGGGCCTCACCAGCGCCATTACCGACACCCAGGACCTGTTCCTGGAGCGCCCCACCGCGGACGGGGAGCATGTGGAGCGGGCCGGCGGGCCGCCGGAGCCGATCAGCACCCGGGTGCAGCGCATTGAGGTCAAGGACGCGCCGGCGGTGGAACTGGCACTGCGCCGCACCAGCCGCGGGACCATCCTCAATGACCTGCTCGCCCACCCGCCGGGGATGGAGCCGGGGTCGCTCCCGGCCGTCGCCAGCCGCGACCTGCTCGCCCTGAGTCAGGTAACGGACCCGCCGGACCGCAGCCTGGCCGCGCTGGCCGGGCTCGCCCGGGCGCGCACCCTGCCGGCGGCGCACGGCGCCGGCTGGGATTTTCGCGCCGTGGCCCAGAACCTGATCCTCGCCCATCGCGACGGGGGTATCGCCTGGCAGGTCACCGGCCTGCTGCCGCACCGCGCCAAGGGCGCCGGGACCTTCCCCGCCCCCGGCTGGGTGGCGGGCTACGGCTGGGACGGCCTGGTCCCCCCAAGGCAGAACCCGACCCTGTCCGATCCCCCCGGGGCCGCGCTCATCACCGCCAACAATCGCACCATCCCGCTGGACTACCCGGTGAACCTGAGCCACTCCTGGCTCGCGCCCTACCGCGCCCAGCGGATCGCAGAGCGGCTGGCGACGGCCCCGGCGCTCGATGCCGCCGCCATGGCCGCCATCCAGACCGACCGCACGAGCATCCAGGCGCGCCTGACCCAGCAAGCCCTGCGCCGCATCGAGCCCGAGCTGCGCGCCGCCGACCCCGCCGCCTGGGACATCGCCGAGCGCGACCTGTTGTCCTGGGACTGCGTCATGGATGGGTCGAGTCGCGCCGCGGCACTCTATGCCCTGCTGGAGCCGGCCCTGTGGCAGGCCATCTATGGGGACGAGTTGGGGGAGGACCTGGCGCCCCTGATGTCGCTCGCCTACCTCAGCTACAACTCCCTGCAAGAGACCCTGCGCACCGGTGAGTCCGGCTTCTGGGACGATGTGGGCACCCCCGCGGTCGAGTCACCCGCGCAGATCTGGGGCCGCGCCCTGCGCGCCGCCGCGGCGGACCTGGCCGCCGCCCGGCCCGACCCCCGCGACCAGCGACTCGACCGGTTGCGCACCCTCACCTTCCCCCACGCCTTCCACGGCCTGCCGCTCCTGGGGCGCCTCTTCGATGTCGGCCCCATCGGGGTCGGCGGCGCGGCCGATACGCTCGATGTGATGAAGTCGTCGCCGCAGGACCCCGGTCGCGGACTGGTAATCCCCTCCATGCGGGTGGTCCAGGTGCCCGCGGACTGGGGCCAGACCCGGGGCACCCTGCCGCTCGGCCAATCCGGTCACCGCCTCTCACCCTATCGCACCGACCAACTCGACGACTGGTTGGCCGGCCGCGGCCACCCCTGGCCCTGGAACGGACCGCCCGCGCAGGAGACTAAGGGGGTGCTGATGTTACGGCCGGCGGGGCAGTGA
- a CDS encoding UbiA family prenyltransferase, with the protein MDETTVALCIDLDQTLVRTDLLLESGLKALKDRPVAAVAALFGLVRGRAHLKQRLAELAELRVDLLPYHPAVLALAQTAKAAGRPVVLATASNRKYAEQIALHLGIFDAVHASDAATNLSARVKAERLLGLYGEGGFDYIGDSRKDLAVWRHARRAIVVNPQPGVRSALARNHLPHELLSRRGSPLSPLIRALRPHQWLKNTMVFVPLLAAHLFLDLHAILGAVAAFLAFSLMASAGYVINDLLDLEADRQHARKRQRPLACGDLPIGWGLALAAVLVAVAAAVGAWLPPLFLVVLGAYFAATLAYSLHLKRRMTLDVLTLAGLYTLRVIGGAAAIGIPLSFWLLAFSMFLLLSLAYLKRYAELESLRRDGGDWASGRGYGIKDLELVRGLGIPAGYSAVMVLALYINSPEVRALYRDPQIIWLVCPLLLYWIARTWSIAHRGLMHDDPLVFAIADRGSQATLLLCVLALWFAL; encoded by the coding sequence ATGGACGAGACGACAGTGGCGCTCTGTATCGATCTCGACCAGACCCTAGTGCGCACCGATCTGCTGCTGGAGTCGGGCCTCAAGGCGCTCAAGGACCGGCCCGTCGCGGCGGTCGCGGCCCTGTTCGGGCTCGTGCGGGGCCGGGCACACCTCAAGCAGCGCCTGGCCGAACTGGCCGAACTGCGCGTCGACCTGCTGCCCTACCACCCGGCGGTGCTGGCCCTGGCGCAGACGGCCAAGGCGGCAGGGCGTCCGGTGGTGCTTGCCACCGCGTCGAACCGCAAGTATGCCGAGCAGATCGCCCTGCACCTGGGGATCTTCGACGCGGTGCACGCCAGCGACGCCGCCACCAACCTCTCCGCCCGGGTCAAGGCCGAGCGACTGCTCGGATTGTACGGCGAGGGCGGATTCGATTATATCGGGGATTCCAGGAAGGATCTCGCGGTCTGGCGCCATGCCCGGCGCGCCATCGTCGTGAATCCGCAACCGGGGGTGCGCTCCGCATTGGCGCGCAACCACCTTCCCCATGAATTGCTGAGCCGGCGCGGGTCCCCCCTGTCACCCTTGATCCGGGCCTTGCGACCGCACCAGTGGCTCAAGAATACCATGGTGTTTGTACCCCTGCTGGCCGCCCATCTGTTCCTGGACCTGCACGCCATCCTGGGCGCGGTTGCGGCCTTCCTGGCCTTCAGCCTGATGGCCTCCGCCGGTTATGTGATCAACGACCTGCTCGATCTCGAGGCGGATCGCCAACACGCGCGCAAGCGACAGCGCCCCCTGGCCTGCGGCGACCTGCCCATCGGCTGGGGGCTGGCGCTGGCCGCGGTGCTGGTGGCGGTCGCCGCCGCGGTCGGCGCCTGGTTGCCGCCGCTGTTTCTGGTCGTCCTGGGCGCCTATTTCGCCGCCACCTTGGCCTACTCACTGCACCTGAAGCGCCGGATGACGCTGGACGTGCTGACGCTGGCTGGTCTCTACACCCTGCGGGTGATCGGCGGCGCGGCGGCGATTGGCATACCCCTGTCGTTCTGGCTGCTCGCCTTCTCCATGTTTCTGTTATTAAGCCTCGCCTATCTCAAGCGCTACGCGGAGCTCGAGTCGCTGCGCCGCGACGGGGGCGACTGGGCATCCGGGCGCGGTTACGGGATCAAGGACCTGGAGCTGGTGCGGGGGCTCGGCATCCCCGCGGGTTACAGCGCGGTCATGGTGCTGGCCCTCTACATCAACAGTCCGGAGGTTCGGGCACTCTACCGCGATCCGCAGATCATCTGGCTGGTCTGTCCGCTGCTGCTCTACTGGATAGCGCGTACCTGGTCCATCGCCCATCGCGGGCTCATGCACGACGACCCCTTGGTCTTCGCCATCGCCGATCGGGGCAGCCAGGCGACCCTCCTGCTGTGTGTCCTGGCCCTGTGGTTTGCGCTCTAG